A section of the Lutra lutra chromosome 3, mLutLut1.2, whole genome shotgun sequence genome encodes:
- the KLHL23 gene encoding kelch-like protein 23, protein MALKGQEDYIYLFKDTAHPVDFLDAFRTFYLDGLFTDITLQCPSGIIFHCHRAVLAACSNYFKAMFTADMKEKFKNKIKISGIHHDVLEGLVNYAYTSQIEITKRNVQSLLEAADLLQFLSVKKACEQFLVRHLDIDNCIGMHSFAEFHMCPELEKESRRILCSRFKEVWQQEEFLEISLEKFLFILSRKNLSVWKEEAIIEPVIKWTAHDVENRIECLYNLLSYVNIDIDPVYLKTALGLQRSCLLTENKIRSLIYNALNPLHKEISQRSTATMYIIGGYYWHPLSEVHIWDPLTNVWIQGAEIPDYTRESYGVTCLGPNIYVTGGYRTDNIEALDTVWIYNSESDEWTEGLPMLNARYYHCAVTLGGCVYALGGYRKGAPAEEAEFYDPLKEKWIPIANMIKGVGNATACVLHEVIYVIGGHCGYRGSCTYDKVQSYNSDINEWSLITSSPHPEYGLCSVPFENKLYLVGGQTTITECYDPEQNEWREIAPMMERRMECGAVIMNGCIYVTGGYSYSKGTYLQSIEKYDPDLNKWEIVGNLPSAMRSHGCVCVYNV, encoded by the exons ATGGCTCTAAAAGGACAAGAAGATTATATTTACCTTTTCAAGGATACAGCGCATCCAGTCGATTTTCTGGATgcattcagaacattctatttgGATGGATTATTTACTGATATTACCCTTCAGTGTCCTTCAGGCATAATCTTCCATTGTCACCGAGCTGTTTTAGCTGCTTGCAGCAATTATTTTAAGGCAATGTTCACAGctgatatgaaagaaaaatttaaaaataaaataaaaatctctggcATCCACCATGATGTTTTGGAAGGCCTTGTGAATTATGCATACACTTCCCAGAttgaaataactaaaagaaaCGTTCAAAGCCTCCTTGAAGCAGCAGATCTGCTACAGTTCCTTTCGGTAAAGAAAGCTTGTGAGCAGTTTTTGGTAAGGCACTTGGATATTGATAATTGTATTGGAATGCACTCCTTTGCAGAATTTCACATGTGTCCAGAACTAGAGAAGGAATCTCGAAGAATTCTCTGTTCAAGGTTTAAGGAAGTGTGGCAGCAAGAAGAATTTCTGGAAATCAGCCTTGAAAAGTTTCTCTTTATATTGTCCAGAAAGAATCTCAGTGTTTGGAAAGAAGAAGCTATCATAGAGCCTGTTATTAAGTGGACTGCTCATGATGTGGAAAATCGAATTGAATGCCTGTATAACTTACTAAGCTATGTAAACATAGATATAGATCCAGTgtatttaaaaacagctttagGTCTTCAAAGAAGCTGCCTACTAACTGAAAATAAGATACGATCTCTAATATACAATGCTCTGAATCCCCTGCATAAAGAGATTTCCCAGAGGTCCACAGCCACAATGTACATCATTGGAGGTTATTACTGGCATCCTTTATCAGAGGTTCACATATGGGATCCTCTGACAAATGTTTGGATTCAGGGAGCGGAAATACCAGACTATACTAGGGAGAGCTATGGTGTTACATGTTTGGGACCCAACATTTATGTAACTGGGGGTTATAGAACGGATAACATAGAAGCTCTTGACACAGTGTGGATCTATAACAGTGAAAGTGATGAATGGACAGAAGGTTTGCCCATGCTCAATGCCAGGTACTACCACTGTGCCGTCACCTTGGGTGGCTGCGTCTACGCTTTAGGCGGTTACAGGAAAGGGGCTCCTGCAGAAGAGGCCGAGTTCTATGATCCATTAAAAGAGAAATGGATTCCTATTGCAAACATGATTAAAG GTGTGGGAAACGCGACTGCCTGCGTCTTACACGAAGTTATCTATGTCATTGGCGGCCACTGTGGCTACAGAGGGAGCTGCACCTATGACAAGGTCCAGAGCTACAACTCAGATATCAATGAGTGGAGCCTCATCACCTCCAGTCCACATCCAG aatatGGATTGTGTTCAGTTCCATTTGAAAATAAGCTCTATCTAGTTGGCGGACAGACTACAATCACGGAATGCTATGACCCTGAAcaaaatgaatggagagaaaTAGCTCCCATGATGGAAAGGAGGATGGAGTGTGGTGCCGTCATCATGAATGGATGTATTTATGTCACTGGGGGATATTCCTACTCGAAGGGAACATATCTTCAGAGCATTGAGAAATATGATCCAGATCTTAATAAGTGGGAAATAGTGGGCAATCTTCCAAGCGCCATGCGGTCCcatgggtgtgtttgtgtgtataatgTCTGA